Part of the Falco cherrug isolate bFalChe1 chromosome 1, bFalChe1.pri, whole genome shotgun sequence genome, tctcatcacCTAGCAACACTCTTTTTACTATAGGAATATAGCCAGttatgaggaaaagaaaactaaagagGGCAGAATGACACTCTGTCCCAGACAGTCCAAAATATACTGGAAGGTGACAGGCATTAAGCAACACAATGGACAATTAGCCTAATAGCAGTTTTCAGAGGCTTGCAGTCTGTCATCTCCACAGCCATACTGTGCACAGATCCTCTAACTGAAATACCTTAATGCCTTATGACAGCTCTATAGCAATAAAGCTCGATCCTAAAAATAAACCAGGCACAATGTATCTTCCATGCTCTGCAAGTATGAATAATATTCAGAAGCCTCTAAAATGTTGTTCCTAGAGATTCATTCACATTGTTGTACAGGCTGCCAAAGGGAAGGTttacaaagcaggaagaaattgAAGATCACTGGGTCATCTTCCTGCTGTCAGACTTTAGAAAGTCattcttgcactttttttttttttttcccagaaactCAGACTGGTATATAAGTATTTGGTTTAAGCTAATTTCAGCAGCAAGAAATGAACAGCAATGATTCATTGAAATGCAACGTAATCCTTTTGGATTGTGATTTGTGACTGTACAAAAATAGCAGTTAGGCTAAAGACATTTAACAAGACAGCAATGCTAGAAGTAGACCTCTAACTCAATTACATGTCTGAAATCTGCCTTTAAATTCACTAAgtttaaaaattgaatttttaattgaaaactttATACCAATCTTGTAACAGGCATATTGAGATATTTAATGTGTATATTTGTCTGCATAAGATATAGATGTGTGTAGTGAACCTCAAAATGTACAGCAAGATGCATGGAAATgtagtttggatttttttaattaccaggggagagggaagcactttttaaaaatgttacagtttCCAGATGTATTAGTGCCATGCAAGTAGCAACAAACTTCAGCAGGAAGGTCCCCTACCTCTCAGAGTAGGTTATCTGACTAAATACAAAACCTCCCCTTTCCTACCACCTGTTTGAGACAACAATACTTTATTAAAGTCAATTCTAAACAATgagaaaaccttttaaaaaacagaactgCCCATGGAATCAGAGGGTATTCTGGAATTTTTTACTGGTTTCACTTCAGGCAATCCAGGCAATCTGTACAACATCATGCAATCTATGGATGactcctatttttatttttttttttcctctcctcattCGACTTTCATGGAAGGGAAACTGTTACCGCCTCCAGCAGCTCAGTGGTATTTGAGCTAAACTCTGGGGTACTACGTCCTTCGGACAGGATAATTGCTCTGCAGAAGTTATGCGCAGATACCAGCTTGATTTCCCTGTAACAATGGGGTTAGTTGTCAGGCTCACAGGAGTTAAAGGTGGTGGCTGTTGCCCCATTGTTAAtgtgggagggggaaggaaaccTTGGCACCCCACCTGCAAGCTGAAAACGGTAGGAATGCATTACCTTGGAAGAACTCCAATCTCCTGCTTACAGAAGGTAAGCTCCTGTTTAGCCCCAAGATCCTATCCAAATGAAAGGCAAATACCTCGCTCATGTCGAGGGGTCTTTTGACGATGCCACAGTGTCCCTGATTACAAGCAGTTCCTGTGGTGCTGGGACCTCTTGCAAATACTACCAGGACTGCTTTGCGAGAAGGTACTTCTTGGATTTTCTTTATCTGGGAATCCGCCAGCGTGCGCATGTGCAGGATGTCATCTTTGCTCAGCCATGGGGGAGAGCTCTCGCTGTAAATCCTGATGTTGTTTTCCTCAGGCTGGAGCTGTGCCTTTTTTATAGCTCCAGAAATCCCCCCAGGTCTGCGGTGCCCCCTCTCCCTGATCGCTGTTCCTTTATGCCTGTATTCATCCAGCTGGCGCTTTCTtgctcccagagctgctccCGTTGTGCCCACAGCATGTGTGGCCCTCCCCGGCCGATGGCCAGCGGCCTCTTCCTGGCccaaaaaagcagcttttggaAAATGCTGCCCATAGGACAAAGGGGTTGCATGTTTCTTCCTGCGCTTTGGCTTCACCGTGCCTCTGATGTTAGCAGGCTTGCTGCGCTTGGACCTCAGGGTGATATAAACTACATTGGGTGGCAGCAAGGTCCCATTGCTACCAAACTGGGGTTCCTGGAAGTTCGGTGGTGACAGGGTGCCATCCAGTGGGATGCCCAGAAAAGGAGTTTGGGCTGCATCTTGGAGACTTCTGGAACTGATCTTCTGGTGTCCTCCTTTGTGCTGGGGCAAAACGTGACCCACTTGACTGACGAGGAATCCCAGGTAGATCACACATGCAGTGCCCACTAGCAGATTCCTCCTTGCCCTTGGGCGCCTGCAAGTCCAGACCCTCAGCACCCGTggggagcacaggcagcaaaTAAACAAGTTTTTGATTTTACTTGGCTGAACAAAGGTGGTCATTTCTCCAGTGAATCCACATGATGAATGCAGCATAAAGTCTTCTGTATGTCCCAGccaggatgatgatgatgatgcatGATTTCCCTTCCCCAATTtctatttctccttttccaaacAGCTTCCAGCATGGGTGTTGGACAGAGGTTACTGATATGCCTGGGAAAATGTTTAGCACTAAGGATACTGACACTCCACCTTCTCAAGCTGTAAAATTCTTATCAGCAACCACAGGGGAAGTGACTGGCTTCAGAGAATGAATGGAGCCAGCTGCGTAAGCAAAGTTTACTGACTTGTCGTCTAAAATATCTGAAGCATCTCCTTTGcaaactgctaaaagaaaacagtagtaTTTCATTACTCATATATGGCACCTGTGGCGCTCTGTTTTTAAGAGATAGAAGTTCTAGGCGAGACAGTATGCACGTAGAAATTTGTCACAATGTTTTTCACTTTCTCATTACAGTATAAATTAAACACCAAAATCATACAATACAGGCTCAATTTGCAATCTCAGCTAGCTGTGTTCCAGCATTAAAGAAAAGTTTCTCAAAGCCAGATTATTATcaaatttttttgtcttcactAAGCCTCATGttatatataactatatatgTAACTATTAGTTAATTATGTACATATTcactaataaaaaatatattagcaGTGCCAGATTTCCATAGTTGATTATGACTATAGTTCACATGATTCATAAACACAAGTTAAAGATGAAAGACTGTTAATTCTCTTCACTCTTGTGAAGCCATAAATAGGAACTAGCTatactttttcaaataaaatgacaGTGATTATAtatcttttcaaagaaacaaagatagAATAAGTGCacattgtgtgtgtgtatatataactatgaaaatataaaatctctTACCTATTCAAGTTGACACATCCATCCTTCTGGTAAACTCCTTAGGTTAATGAAAATAGCTTAGTAAAAGATGATGTTCTTAAAGTATTCTAGcacatatttcagttttaagtaTGGTTCACATTTAGGAATTTCATTGTGAGCTAAATACTGTTTGAAGCTAACTGTACTGAGAGGTGGTTTGCATGTGAACTGCTGTAAACTTGCATGAACCtcatgttattaaaaaacaaaaataatcaaacaacaaaaaaaaaccccaccaaaccaaaacccagcaacttctattttaaattctgtaatgAGAAGTCCTGTGAATTATGTGCCTTCCAAAAGTGCATTCCATCCATTTCTAACTCCTGAGGGCCATCTAGTGCACTGCATGCAAACAtactgaagaaattattctccacggttttggttttctttggtgggggtttattttattttataatttaaaatacacagacaCACCACCCCCTGGATTTTAGAACTTTTGGGAATCGTATGTTCTTGTGACgttaaatgaaaaaacataGAGTGGCTTTTCAAATGCTATTAACGTGCTATTAAACAGCTCAGCAGTGTTTCCTACTTGTGCTTTCCAAAATGAGGCATAGCATAGTCACACACAGCTGGAAAAGTTGAGGCAGAGACGTTAAGGGCTTGTGCGGAGTTAAGCCGTGAGATGCTAGCAGAGCTCTGACTTCTGACTCCTTGCACAGTCTaagtacaaaataataattgtatATTATTGAAAAAAGTACATGTTCACTGTAATTCAAGCTAATGGAGATATTTTCTTCTCCGTGATTAATACTAAGGGGAATAGACAGTTAAGGAATTCTTTTGTGTTTCAGATGAGTCCAACCTGAATTTATAAAGATTTGTGAGTGAATTTGTTCACTGGCCGCCacctttctttactttttgtcTAAATGTGTATTATCAAGTTATGATTTCAGCATCTGTGACTTATCAGAAAGAGCCTTCATATCACCTACTTTTTCCAAATCTGATTTATTGAAGGGTTAGGGATTTTAAGAACTATTTCTGGCcacatctcctttttttttttttttttttttttaagttcaaacTTGACTGAAGGGACGTagcccaaacaaaaaaataatatttcaaaaagcTCCAGACAAGTGCATCAGTAAAGGCAGTAAAGatgcggctgctgctgctgcttaatttttttttatactttacaGAAGTTGCCAGAGACTAACATTATTAGATCAGTCCTAGATGCCTGAGGGTCCCTCTGAAAGAGGTCACTAGTGAGAGGCACCAGGTTTCCAGTCCATTTGACCGACGGACACTGCACGTGGCTCACAAGGAGAACGGCCTTCTATACCCCATTTCATACCAGTGCAAAATATCATCAGTTATATGGCTAAACCCAGGGCAAATAAGGGTAACTGGGTATTGCAGCCTGACAGCAGGATTTCACCCATAGTGCGTATTTACACATACCCACggagaaattgtttttaaattctaagATAGGCTtcacttattatttttttttaaaaaggggggtgggtgggggttaCACCTCCTGGATTCTGTTTTGACTTACTGCTGATTTTGACAGCAAATCATTCGGCATGAAGCTTTTATTGCAGTATAAGAAATGCAATTGTCTTTGAATTATTTGGGGGGATTTTACTTTATATTGCTAATGGgcacacagctgcttttgttgGAAGTATATCATGCTGCCAAAATTGTTTTCCAATGCCCAGTTCTTGCATGTAGACAGCACCATGACCTGTCCATCACAATAAAGCAGTGCTGAAACACAGTCCGTTCCAGTTACTAACAGCTTTCCTTTGCTATGACATTtctcttaaattttaatttcgGAACTTATATAAACCTCCTACTGCAACTGTTTAAAGAATATCTGGATGAAATTATAAAAGGATATGGAGAATTTATCTTCACTTATTTCATTTGTAGCCTTGAAATCAAAATGTGTTGAACCCACTGATGTACAGTGTTGACtgctgaggggtttttttgaggctTTCTAAATGTGATGATAGCAataatatttcctttatttttcatgttcagaAGGGAGAATTCATTCTTCAGAATGGATGGTGGTAGGAATCCAACTAAATAGGATTCAATATCTTGTTAATTTAGCAGGCTTTTGcctctaatttaaaaaaaaattaaaactaacaTATCAAAAGACATTCTTTTCTCAACTCTTGTGGTATGCTGCTCCAGTGCCCTTCTGGATTTCACAAAATAGTTAAGGCTGGAATGGCTATGgactttttttgaaaacaaatgtttattttgtgcttcaggaaagacaaaaaaaatgcttcttgttCAGGTGGGTAGTATTCCTCTTTCTGCAACCATTACTAACccaaagctgcagcagggcactAAGGGGCATTACTAAGCTTCCTTAGGGTATTTCCTCTGCGGTCATAAAATATTCAAGACCAATTTTTTGAAAGATTGGACTGAACAATGCTAGCTGTCTAACCAAATTCTGGCCTACGTTATTGCAATTTGCCTACCTATATTTACCCTGCAATGTCAGTTAGACTCTGTATTTATTCCTTGCCCTAAACTACATCTGTGGTATTGCCATCTGCATCCATTAAACTCAGCTTCTCATGTCATTTCTTTATATACCCATATTTCATGGCCAGTGTTATCCCTTCCTATGTTTAGGAACACAGGAATATCAGAACTGATATTGCAGAATAGCAATGAATGGAAGAGGGGAACTTAAATATAGTTTGACAATGTAAACAAAGAGCTGAATTGCAgatttgcagttattttctttgcaattgtttaacttctgaaattcaCCTCCACCCATACCTGCATTAGTAGAAGAAACCAGATCAACTTCTATTTATGTGAAGGACTGTCCCCCAGGGTGCTACGGACGGTGCTGGACAAGCTAAGGCTCGGAAGTCTTCCTAGCAGGCAGGCTCTGGCCAACCTGCAGAAGAGGGGTGGGCTGAGCCAGTGACCACGAGTCACAACCTCCTGCACCCTGAGCCATCTGCTGGCAACCTCAGAGAGCACCATCCAGTTACTGAAATGCTCTGCTCCATTTTCAAATCTCTGAAGATGGGAAGACAACAAAAAaccatgggcaggcaggtcttcagccacccccaggacagagggctccatcacgcgcaatggttactcgggaagacaaacaccataacgTCACATGTTCCCcgcttcctccttcttcccccagtttatacacttagcatgatgtcatatggtatggaatatccctttggccagttcgggtcacctgccctgactgtgtcccctcccaacttccagtgcccccccagccctctggctggcagggcccaaggaactgaaaagtccttgatttaccacaaacatcaccc contains:
- the GASK1B gene encoding Golgi-associated kinase 1B — encoded protein: MLHSSCGFTGEMTTFVQPSKIKNLFICCLCSPRVLRVWTCRRPRARRNLLVGTACVIYLGFLVSQVGHVLPQHKGGHQKISSRSLQDAAQTPFLGIPLDGTLSPPNFQEPQFGSNGTLLPPNVVYITLRSKRSKPANIRGTVKPKRRKKHATPLSYGQHFPKAAFLGQEEAAGHRPGRATHAVGTTGAALGARKRQLDEYRHKGTAIRERGHRRPGGISGAIKKAQLQPEENNIRIYSESSPPWLSKDDILHMRTLADSQIKKIQEVPSRKAVLVVFARGPSTTGTACNQGHCGIVKRPLDMSEVFAFHLDRILGLNRSLPSVSRRLEFFQDGQACPVILWDSSLIPTDNRTHSSVRLTWGQYQQLLKQKCWQNGKVPKAEWGCTDIHHHEWSKMALFDFLLQIYNRLDRNCCGFKPLKEDSCMQQGLKSKCSDQDAVDLTHIVQRRHDRRHLTFIDNKGFFDRNEDNLDFKILQGINEFPQSAVSVLKSQRLREKLLQSLFLDKIYWESQGGRKGIEKLIDVIERRSKILLTYINAHGAKVLPMNE